In Curtobacterium sp. L6-1, a genomic segment contains:
- a CDS encoding GH92 family glycosyl hydrolase: MSDVRRGGPTTDSPTNTGPVTAVAARNGVGFVSQEATLVEQTGPGETVQVLRGLTGREVGPTDVLTWVWFPERSLPEGQTEPAVRDLDGFWAATAFALDVVFTDGTRLSEGGARDQYGDVVTPAGQDDAGKQWVDQWNRRTVDLSAAAGRVVDRLEARLGRADRPASVGGPSARSVRGWLDDVRIEPAGPATGALPADARPLDHVRTTRGTHSSGTFSRGNNAPLVGLPHGGVFGLPMTNASDSRWPYAYQEHNRASDNRPTIQAFATSHLPSPWMADRGVFQVMPSPLASPDPDRTARALGFDHVDELDGPHRYQVALDEGVTAELTAGEFALAWRFTGARSVVLDHHGVLRSCAVRVEDGTAVVDALLDDRAETPPHHVHLRIANAVAEHTAFVDGELRGWVEVAGDTDVLLGISTVSAEDAVANLAAAGDFDAMREHAEERWVAELDVLQVEGATEDQLVSLYSGLYRAFLYPTRAGETARTGSPRHRSPYGAVLSEPIRDEPGPEIVEGPLTTTNGFWDTYRTAWPLLALLTPDTAADLAEGVVGHFVDGGWTPRWSAPGAEDVMTGTTSDTVFADLVAKGVDGFDVEQAYRSALRNATVPSPDRRVGRKGSLPGLFRGYVDTATGEGMSWTLDAAINDWGVAVLADAMAQRAAAAGDTAGGARYRAEHEWFARRSLQYRNVFDRDRGFFIGRTPDGSWRAGADFDPDVWGSDYTETNAWGTMFTAPHDSAGIVDLHGGPAAFDAAFDRFTERRETGRTDRSGSYGFAIHEMTEARDVRMGMLGLSNQPAHHIPFFPMATGRHDDAHRIVRECLDRLFVGSDLGQGYPGDEDNGEMSAWYVFATIGLYPLAPSTGTYVLVPPAVRRTVLRRPGGSPTVIETAGTGRFIASVTVDGEPWTSISIPHAVVVGASRIVVALSETPVGWAADTRPTSASEQHGYRDTPDDVLPVGASPLTDDAGRTVVSLAAGESVDVPVSVAAASLVTVTAATPGTASWRITLRSADGYVVHTLDGLDEEFAWAGQTRVFPFAGGVDGGTLTFLALTPVALTQLQLVAADGGTR, from the coding sequence ATGAGTGACGTGCGCCGTGGCGGCCCGACCACTGACAGCCCGACGAACACCGGTCCGGTGACCGCGGTCGCGGCCCGGAACGGGGTCGGGTTCGTCTCGCAGGAGGCGACCCTGGTCGAGCAGACCGGGCCGGGGGAGACCGTGCAGGTCCTCCGCGGGCTGACCGGTCGGGAGGTCGGCCCCACCGACGTCCTGACCTGGGTCTGGTTCCCGGAGCGGTCGCTGCCCGAGGGGCAGACCGAACCGGCAGTCCGGGACCTCGACGGGTTCTGGGCCGCCACGGCGTTCGCACTCGACGTCGTCTTCACCGACGGCACCCGACTGAGCGAGGGCGGCGCCCGAGACCAGTACGGCGACGTCGTCACCCCGGCCGGGCAGGACGACGCCGGCAAGCAGTGGGTCGACCAGTGGAACCGCCGCACCGTCGACCTGTCGGCGGCCGCCGGTCGGGTGGTGGACCGCCTGGAGGCGCGGCTCGGCCGGGCAGACCGGCCCGCCTCCGTCGGCGGACCGTCGGCCCGGTCGGTGCGCGGGTGGCTCGACGACGTCCGCATCGAGCCCGCCGGTCCCGCCACCGGCGCCCTCCCCGCGGACGCGCGTCCGCTCGACCACGTCCGCACCACCCGCGGCACGCACTCGTCGGGCACGTTCTCGCGCGGGAACAACGCACCGCTCGTCGGGCTCCCGCACGGGGGCGTGTTCGGGCTGCCGATGACGAACGCGTCCGACAGCCGGTGGCCGTACGCCTACCAGGAGCACAACCGGGCGAGCGACAACCGGCCGACGATCCAGGCGTTCGCCACGAGCCACCTGCCGTCCCCGTGGATGGCCGACCGCGGGGTGTTCCAGGTCATGCCGTCGCCGCTCGCCTCGCCCGACCCCGACCGGACCGCCCGCGCGCTCGGGTTCGACCACGTCGACGAACTCGACGGCCCGCACCGGTACCAGGTCGCCCTCGACGAGGGTGTGACCGCCGAGCTGACCGCGGGGGAGTTCGCCCTGGCCTGGCGGTTCACCGGTGCCCGCAGCGTCGTGCTCGACCACCACGGTGTCCTGCGCTCCTGCGCGGTCCGGGTCGAGGACGGCACCGCCGTGGTCGACGCCCTGCTCGACGACCGTGCCGAGACCCCGCCGCACCACGTGCACCTGCGCATCGCGAACGCCGTCGCCGAGCACACCGCGTTCGTCGACGGCGAGCTGCGCGGCTGGGTCGAGGTCGCCGGGGACACCGACGTCTTGCTCGGCATCTCGACCGTCTCCGCCGAGGACGCCGTCGCGAACCTCGCCGCCGCGGGCGACTTCGACGCGATGCGCGAGCACGCGGAGGAACGCTGGGTCGCGGAACTCGACGTGCTGCAGGTCGAGGGCGCCACCGAGGACCAGCTCGTGTCGCTGTACTCCGGCCTGTACCGGGCCTTCCTCTACCCGACCCGGGCGGGGGAGACCGCGCGGACGGGGAGCCCGCGCCATCGGTCTCCGTACGGCGCCGTCCTGTCGGAGCCGATCCGCGACGAGCCCGGTCCAGAGATCGTCGAGGGGCCGCTCACCACGACGAACGGGTTCTGGGACACCTACCGCACGGCCTGGCCGCTCCTCGCGCTCCTTACCCCGGACACCGCGGCCGACCTCGCCGAGGGCGTCGTCGGACACTTCGTCGACGGCGGCTGGACCCCGCGCTGGAGTGCACCCGGCGCCGAGGACGTCATGACCGGCACGACGAGCGACACGGTCTTCGCCGACCTCGTGGCGAAGGGCGTCGACGGGTTCGACGTCGAGCAGGCCTACCGGTCGGCACTGCGGAACGCGACCGTCCCCTCTCCGGACCGACGGGTCGGACGGAAGGGGAGCCTCCCGGGCCTGTTCCGCGGGTACGTCGACACCGCGACCGGCGAGGGGATGTCGTGGACCCTCGACGCGGCCATCAACGACTGGGGCGTCGCCGTGCTGGCGGACGCGATGGCGCAGCGTGCGGCCGCGGCCGGGGACACGGCCGGCGGAGCACGGTACCGGGCCGAGCACGAGTGGTTCGCCCGCCGGTCGTTGCAGTACCGCAACGTCTTCGACCGCGATCGGGGGTTCTTCATCGGCCGCACCCCCGACGGGTCGTGGCGCGCGGGTGCCGACTTCGACCCCGACGTGTGGGGGAGCGACTACACCGAGACGAACGCGTGGGGGACGATGTTCACCGCGCCCCACGACAGTGCCGGGATCGTCGACCTGCACGGCGGACCGGCCGCGTTCGACGCCGCCTTCGACCGGTTCACCGAGCGCCGCGAGACCGGCCGCACCGACCGGTCCGGCTCGTACGGGTTCGCGATCCACGAGATGACCGAGGCCCGGGATGTCCGGATGGGCATGCTCGGGCTGTCGAACCAGCCGGCGCACCACATCCCGTTCTTCCCGATGGCCACCGGGCGGCACGACGACGCGCACCGGATCGTCCGCGAGTGCCTCGACCGGCTGTTCGTCGGCTCGGACCTCGGCCAGGGGTACCCCGGCGACGAGGACAACGGCGAGATGAGCGCCTGGTACGTCTTCGCGACGATCGGGCTGTACCCGCTGGCGCCGTCGACCGGGACCTACGTGCTCGTGCCGCCGGCGGTCCGGCGGACGGTGCTGCGCCGACCGGGAGGATCGCCCACTGTCATCGAGACCGCCGGCACCGGGCGGTTCATCGCCTCCGTCACCGTCGACGGGGAGCCGTGGACGTCGATCAGCATCCCGCACGCGGTCGTCGTCGGCGCCTCGCGGATCGTCGTCGCGCTGTCGGAGACCCCGGTCGGCTGGGCGGCGGACACGCGCCCGACCTCGGCGTCCGAGCAGCACGGGTACCGGGACACCCCCGACGACGTCCTACCGGTCGGGGCGTCACCGCTCACGGACGACGCCGGGAGGACCGTCGTGTCGCTCGCCGCGGGGGAGTCCGTCGACGTGCCGGTCTCGGTGGCGGCGGCCTCACTCGTGACGGTGACGGCGGCGACACCCGGCACCGCGTCGTGGCGGATCACGCTGCGGAGCGCCGACGGGTACGTCGTGCACACGCTCGACGGTCTCGACGAGGAGTTCGCCTGGGCCGGGCAGACGCGGGTGTTCCCCTTCGCCGGTGGGGTCGACGGCGGGACGCTGACGTTCCTGGCGCTGACGCCGGTCGCGCTCACACAGCTGCAGCTCGTCGCGGCGGACGGTGGGACCCGCTGA
- a CDS encoding alpha-mannosidase: MHDDIPLTIGRARRVLDERILPEVHATAVPLDTAWHELPGEPVAPAEGLALDFEPYEVGTPWGAAWGTTWFRLSGTVPTAWAGQRVEALVDLGFDKNMPGFQCEGLVYLSDGTPVKSINPRNQWVLVAEQAVGGETVEFFVEAASNPVLLDYHPFLVTQEGDVRTSSPKRLYTSRRMDLAVFASEVHELALDIDVLLELQEELPQGPRRMRILQALDDALDALDLQHIPETAPDARAALAEVLAAPAEASAHRISAVGHAHIDSAWLWPVRETIRKVARTTSSMTELIGQTDDFLYGMSSAQQYAWIKEHRPEVYAKVKDAVAAGRFLPLGGMWVESDTVMPTGESIVRQFSQGQRFFEREFGIRPKGVWLPDSFGYSPALPQLMRRAGFEWFFTQKISWNQVNKFPHHTFLWEGIDGSRVFSHFPSMDTYNSRLSGSEVAKASRQFRENRLATGSIAPVGWGDGGGGTTREMTGTAARLADLEGSARVTWEHPDAFFDRAKSELENPPVWVGELYLELHRATLTSQHQTKQGNRRSEHLLVEAELWCATAAARTDFAYPYDELDALWQQVLLQQFHDILPGTSIAWVHREAVERYAEIAARLEALITSALSALAGDGDATVVVNPAPSLQGGALAQSAILTTDVEATTPVAIAEADGGFVLTNDLVRVVVDGRGLVTSAVDLSTGRDAIAPGQVANLLQLHQDFPNMWDAWDVDRYYRNRVDDLVDVTALRGSVDEDGTARVTVSRSFSESTVTQEITLAPGTRTLEFDQVTDWHETEKFLKVAFPLDVRAEHTIAETQFGAQKRVTHTNTSWEAAKFETSMHRYVLVEEPGFGVALVNDSIHGFDVTRDSVDGHVTTTLRLSLLRAPRFPDPETDQGVQTHRYGLVIGTDVVGATAAGTVMNTSVRRITGAHGFDALVQASGDVVVSAVKLADDRSGDLVVRVYEPEGRRGTGGLAVDGPFDEPVEVTLLEETNPALPGVASVTDGVAAFPVDAFEVRTFRFARRAAAH, translated from the coding sequence ATGCACGACGACATCCCGCTCACCATCGGCCGCGCCCGCCGCGTCCTCGACGAGCGCATCCTGCCCGAGGTGCACGCCACCGCCGTCCCGCTCGACACCGCCTGGCACGAGTTGCCCGGTGAGCCGGTCGCCCCAGCCGAGGGACTCGCGCTGGACTTCGAGCCGTACGAGGTCGGCACACCCTGGGGCGCCGCGTGGGGCACCACCTGGTTCCGGCTGTCCGGCACCGTCCCCACCGCCTGGGCCGGGCAGCGGGTCGAGGCGCTCGTCGACCTGGGGTTCGACAAGAACATGCCGGGCTTCCAGTGCGAGGGGCTCGTGTACCTGTCCGACGGCACCCCGGTGAAGTCGATCAACCCGCGCAACCAGTGGGTGCTCGTCGCCGAGCAGGCCGTCGGCGGCGAGACCGTCGAGTTCTTCGTCGAGGCGGCGTCCAACCCGGTGCTGCTCGACTACCACCCCTTCCTCGTCACGCAGGAGGGCGACGTCCGCACCTCGTCCCCGAAGCGGCTCTACACGTCACGACGGATGGACCTCGCCGTGTTCGCGTCCGAGGTGCACGAACTCGCACTCGACATCGACGTCCTGCTCGAACTGCAGGAGGAGCTGCCCCAGGGCCCGCGCCGCATGCGGATCCTGCAGGCGCTCGACGACGCCCTCGACGCCCTCGACCTGCAGCACATCCCGGAGACCGCCCCCGACGCCCGTGCGGCGCTCGCCGAGGTGCTCGCCGCGCCCGCTGAGGCCTCCGCGCACCGGATCTCCGCCGTCGGCCACGCGCACATCGACTCCGCCTGGCTCTGGCCGGTCCGCGAGACGATCCGCAAGGTCGCCCGCACCACCTCGAGCATGACCGAGCTCATCGGCCAGACCGACGACTTCCTCTACGGCATGTCGAGCGCCCAGCAGTACGCCTGGATCAAGGAGCACCGCCCCGAGGTGTACGCGAAGGTCAAGGACGCCGTCGCCGCCGGCCGGTTCCTGCCCCTCGGTGGGATGTGGGTCGAGTCCGACACCGTGATGCCGACCGGTGAGAGCATCGTCCGGCAGTTCTCGCAGGGCCAGCGGTTCTTCGAGCGCGAGTTCGGCATCCGACCGAAGGGTGTCTGGTTGCCGGACAGCTTCGGGTACTCGCCGGCGCTGCCGCAGCTCATGCGCCGCGCGGGCTTCGAGTGGTTCTTCACGCAGAAGATCTCGTGGAACCAGGTGAACAAGTTCCCGCACCACACGTTCCTCTGGGAGGGCATCGACGGCTCGCGGGTGTTCTCGCACTTCCCGTCGATGGACACGTACAACTCGCGGCTGTCCGGGTCCGAGGTCGCGAAGGCCTCCCGCCAGTTCCGGGAGAACCGCCTGGCCACCGGGTCGATCGCGCCGGTCGGCTGGGGTGACGGCGGCGGCGGCACCACCCGCGAGATGACCGGCACGGCCGCGCGGCTGGCCGACCTCGAGGGCAGTGCCCGCGTCACGTGGGAGCACCCGGACGCGTTCTTCGACCGGGCGAAGTCCGAGCTCGAGAACCCGCCCGTGTGGGTCGGCGAGCTCTACCTCGAGCTGCACCGCGCGACGCTCACGAGCCAGCACCAGACGAAGCAGGGCAACCGCCGGAGCGAGCACCTGCTCGTCGAGGCCGAGCTGTGGTGTGCAACGGCCGCCGCCCGCACCGACTTCGCCTACCCGTACGACGAGCTCGACGCGCTCTGGCAGCAGGTCCTGCTCCAGCAGTTCCACGACATCCTGCCGGGCACCTCGATCGCGTGGGTGCACCGCGAGGCCGTCGAGCGGTACGCGGAGATCGCGGCCCGGCTGGAGGCCCTGATCACGTCCGCCCTGTCGGCCCTCGCCGGGGACGGGGACGCGACGGTCGTCGTGAACCCGGCCCCGTCCCTCCAGGGCGGCGCCCTCGCGCAGAGCGCGATCCTGACCACCGACGTCGAGGCGACCACCCCGGTCGCGATCGCCGAGGCCGACGGCGGGTTCGTGCTCACGAACGACCTGGTCCGCGTCGTCGTCGACGGCCGCGGGCTCGTGACGAGCGCCGTCGACCTGTCCACCGGCCGCGACGCGATCGCACCGGGCCAGGTGGCGAACCTGCTGCAGCTGCACCAGGACTTCCCGAACATGTGGGACGCGTGGGACGTCGACCGGTACTACCGGAACCGTGTCGACGACCTGGTCGACGTGACCGCCCTGCGCGGCTCGGTCGACGAGGACGGCACCGCCCGGGTGACGGTGTCGCGGTCGTTCAGCGAGTCGACGGTCACGCAGGAGATCACGCTCGCACCCGGTACCCGCACGCTCGAGTTCGACCAGGTGACGGACTGGCACGAGACCGAGAAGTTCCTCAAGGTCGCGTTCCCACTCGACGTCCGCGCCGAGCACACCATCGCGGAGACGCAGTTCGGCGCGCAGAAGCGGGTGACGCACACGAACACCTCGTGGGAGGCCGCGAAGTTCGAGACCTCGATGCACCGGTACGTGCTCGTCGAGGAGCCCGGGTTCGGCGTCGCCCTCGTCAACGACTCGATCCACGGGTTCGACGTCACGCGCGACTCGGTCGACGGACACGTCACCACGACGCTGCGGCTCTCGCTGCTCCGGGCGCCCCGGTTCCCGGACCCGGAGACCGACCAGGGCGTCCAGACGCACCGGTACGGCCTGGTGATCGGGACCGATGTGGTCGGAGCGACCGCTGCGGGCACGGTCATGAACACGTCGGTCCGACGGATCACCGGCGCGCACGGCTTCGACGCGCTCGTGCAGGCCTCCGGCGACGTCGTGGTCTCGGCCGTCAAGCTCGCCGACGACCGCTCGGGTGACCTGGTCGTCCGCGTGTACGAGCCCGAGGGTCGTCGCGGCACCGGAGGCCTGGCGGTCGACGGACCGTTCGACGAGCCGGTCGAGGTCACGCTGCTCGAGGAGACGAACCCGGCGCTGCCCGGCGTCGCCTCGGTCACGGACGGGGTGGCGGCCTTCCCGGTCGACGCCTTCGAGGTCCGCACCTTCCGCTTTGCTCGCCGGGCCGCAGCGCACTGA
- a CDS encoding carbohydrate ABC transporter permease: MRANRWFTPWLLVLPALVWLLAFSLWPSINTVRLSFTNASPLGGVSAWVGTANFRTLLADPQVWEALLNSVIYMVVCLPLLTILPLLMAVLVQHRMPGIAFFRTAYYTPVIASAVVVGLIWNWILDDRGVVNEMAQSLGVVQGAIPFLSDRWLLLFSAISLTVWKGLGYYMIIFLAALGNVGKDLHEAAALDGAGAVRRFWSVTMPGVRGTMTLVGILVCVSALRVFSELYILTNGTGGPGGQDNSLVMLIQQYARGFTGNLGYASALSLLLFAVTLIPMLALARMNSKADK; encoded by the coding sequence ATGCGTGCGAACCGTTGGTTCACGCCCTGGCTGCTGGTGCTGCCCGCACTGGTCTGGCTGCTCGCGTTCAGTCTCTGGCCGTCGATCAACACCGTGCGGCTGTCGTTCACGAACGCCAGCCCGCTCGGTGGGGTCAGCGCGTGGGTGGGGACCGCGAACTTCCGCACCCTGCTCGCGGACCCGCAGGTGTGGGAGGCGCTGCTCAACAGCGTCATCTACATGGTGGTGTGCCTGCCGCTGCTGACGATCCTCCCGCTCCTCATGGCCGTGCTCGTCCAGCACCGGATGCCCGGGATCGCGTTCTTCCGGACGGCCTACTACACGCCGGTGATCGCGAGCGCGGTCGTCGTCGGGCTCATCTGGAACTGGATCCTCGACGACCGCGGTGTCGTCAACGAGATGGCGCAGTCGCTCGGCGTCGTGCAGGGCGCGATCCCGTTCCTGTCCGACCGGTGGCTGCTGCTGTTCAGCGCCATCAGCCTGACCGTGTGGAAGGGACTCGGCTACTACATGATCATCTTCCTGGCCGCCCTCGGGAACGTCGGGAAGGACCTGCACGAGGCCGCCGCGCTCGACGGCGCCGGTGCGGTCCGCCGGTTCTGGTCGGTCACCATGCCCGGCGTCCGCGGCACCATGACCCTCGTCGGCATCCTGGTCTGCGTCTCGGCGCTCCGGGTGTTCAGCGAGCTCTACATCCTGACGAACGGGACGGGCGGCCCCGGCGGGCAGGACAACTCGCTCGTCATGCTCATCCAGCAGTACGCCCGCGGCTTCACCGGCAACCTCGGCTACGCGTCCGCCCTGAGCCTCCTGCTCTTCGCCGTGACCCTGATCCCGATGCTCGCCCTCGCGCGGATGAACAGCAAGGCGGACAAGTGA
- a CDS encoding carbohydrate ABC transporter permease, with amino-acid sequence MTNTTDTSEPVIGGNAGAAAPTPDVTGATDAGRASRPKGPNGPDGRDGTTGPKRRRRAVWGVMSTREKAVRYVLLVVVLFITIGPFLWQLSTSLKGTGEDIYTANPSFIPSQPTFGNYLRVGEAIPVFGYIGNSLIVAAIDVIGNIVFATLAGFALARLQWRGRKIILGLFLATLVLPGEATIISQFVTVKDLGLADSLVGVALPGMIAALNVLLMFNAFRQVPEEIDQAAVMDGANAMQRLRYISLPAVQGTIAVIAIFSFIGAWDDFLWPLIVLQSPDKLTLTVGLQYLQGTFATDQRMIAAGTMIAFIPIAVIFAVLQRFFFKGVEEGGVKG; translated from the coding sequence GTGACGAACACGACGGACACCAGCGAACCGGTCATCGGCGGCAACGCCGGCGCGGCCGCACCGACACCGGACGTGACCGGCGCGACCGACGCCGGCCGGGCCTCCCGACCGAAGGGGCCGAACGGGCCGGACGGACGGGACGGGACGACCGGACCGAAGCGGCGCCGCCGCGCGGTCTGGGGCGTCATGTCCACCCGCGAGAAGGCGGTCCGCTACGTGCTGCTCGTCGTGGTGCTCTTCATCACGATCGGCCCGTTCCTCTGGCAGCTCTCCACGTCGCTCAAGGGCACGGGCGAGGACATCTACACCGCGAACCCCTCGTTCATCCCGTCGCAGCCGACGTTCGGCAACTACCTGCGCGTCGGCGAGGCCATCCCGGTCTTCGGCTACATCGGCAACTCGCTCATCGTCGCCGCGATCGACGTCATCGGGAACATCGTCTTCGCGACGCTCGCCGGCTTCGCCCTCGCCCGACTGCAGTGGCGAGGTCGGAAGATCATCCTGGGCCTGTTCCTCGCCACGCTCGTGCTGCCCGGTGAGGCGACGATCATCTCCCAGTTCGTCACCGTGAAGGACCTCGGCCTCGCCGACTCCCTGGTCGGTGTCGCCCTCCCGGGGATGATCGCCGCGCTCAACGTGCTGCTCATGTTCAACGCCTTCCGACAGGTGCCCGAGGAGATCGACCAGGCCGCGGTGATGGACGGGGCGAACGCGATGCAGCGCCTCCGGTACATCTCGCTGCCCGCCGTGCAGGGGACGATCGCCGTCATCGCGATCTTCTCGTTCATCGGCGCGTGGGACGACTTCCTCTGGCCACTCATCGTGCTGCAGTCGCCGGACAAGCTGACGCTGACCGTCGGCCTCCAGTACCTGCAGGGCACGTTCGCCACCGACCAGCGGATGATCGCGGCCGGCACGATGATCGCGTTCATCCCGATCGCCGTGATCTTCGCCGTGCTCCAGCGCTTCTTCTTCAAGGGCGTCGAAGAGGGCGGGGTGAAGGGCTGA
- a CDS encoding endo-beta-N-acetylglucosaminidase H: MQKTMKIGIVAALVAMVAAPMVPAAASAAPGGPAAASHGHGHGHGHGHGHGNGRPGHAAPTKSGPTSIAYVEVNNDELRNVGRYTLENGANAFDVAIIFAANINRDADGDAVLYANENVQRTLDQAATQIRPLQAKGIKVTLSVLGNHQGTGLANFTSKADARDFAAQVSATVEKYGLDGVDLDDEYSDYGVDGTPQPNDQSIGWLVSALRADMPGKIISFYDIGPSSTSLQHEKPSIGKKLDYAWNPYYGTYTAPTIPGLPKSKLSAAAVDIQNTPADLAVSLAERSKADGYGVFMTYNLPDGDVSPYVSQFTQVLYGQSAVYK; this comes from the coding sequence ATGCAGAAGACCATGAAGATCGGGATTGTGGCGGCGCTCGTCGCCATGGTGGCGGCGCCGATGGTGCCCGCCGCCGCGTCGGCAGCACCGGGCGGGCCAGCAGCGGCATCCCACGGGCACGGGCACGGCCACGGCCACGGCCACGGCCACGGGAACGGACGCCCGGGGCACGCCGCCCCGACGAAGTCCGGGCCGACGAGCATCGCCTACGTCGAGGTGAACAACGACGAGCTCCGGAACGTCGGCCGGTACACGCTCGAGAACGGCGCGAACGCGTTCGACGTGGCGATCATCTTCGCCGCGAACATCAACCGGGACGCGGACGGCGACGCAGTCCTGTACGCCAACGAGAACGTGCAGCGCACGCTCGACCAGGCGGCGACCCAGATCCGCCCGCTGCAGGCGAAGGGCATCAAGGTCACGCTCTCGGTGCTCGGCAACCACCAGGGCACGGGTCTGGCCAACTTCACGTCGAAGGCGGACGCGCGGGACTTCGCGGCCCAGGTGTCGGCGACGGTCGAGAAGTACGGGCTGGACGGCGTCGACCTCGACGACGAGTACTCGGACTACGGCGTGGACGGCACCCCGCAGCCGAACGACCAGTCGATCGGATGGCTCGTCTCGGCGCTCCGCGCGGACATGCCCGGCAAGATCATCTCGTTCTACGACATCGGCCCGTCGTCGACGTCGCTGCAGCACGAGAAGCCGTCGATCGGCAAGAAGCTCGACTACGCGTGGAACCCGTACTACGGCACCTACACGGCGCCGACGATCCCGGGCCTGCCGAAGTCGAAGCTCTCGGCTGCGGCGGTGGACATCCAGAACACGCCGGCGGACCTGGCCGTCTCGCTCGCCGAGCGCTCGAAGGCCGACGGGTACGGCGTCTTCATGACGTACAACCTGCCGGACGGCGACGTCAGCCCCTACGTGTCGCAGTTCACGCAGGTGCTCTACGGTCAGTCCGCGGTCTACAAGTAG
- a CDS encoding glycoside hydrolase 5 family protein, with amino-acid sequence MRFGVNHTPSNGWFHSWLDFSPSDTARDLEAIAGLGADHVRVFPLWPVVQPNRTLIRPAALADVATVVDIAASFGLDVTVDALQGHLSSFDFLPSWLDSWHRRNMFTDPDVVASTAAYVQALAGAVAGRPNLLGVTVGNEVNQFAHAPHPAPFPTTPEQGHAWAATMVAAARAGLGTSESGGLAPSAASGPSAASARSGSSGSSGMEARPASGVRPAPATGERPAPLVTLAQYDAAWYDDAQPFGPEHAAEHGDATVTHSWVFNGAARVHGALGPGSVRHGEYLLQLAAAWNTSADRPNWLQEVGAPTNVVDVADAPTFTEQTIRHALDVQGLFGITWWCSHDVSRSLADFPELEYDLGLLTNDGRVKPTGERFREMAAAFGDGAYRAPTPPTTALVLDDVAPDGTPLGGTRADSAPGGRFAAAWLAIAEQDGRGPQVVLRSRVPDAVLLRDRGITTCIDVPGDTASATVSVAHPATMP; translated from the coding sequence ATGCGCTTCGGCGTCAACCACACCCCGTCCAACGGGTGGTTCCACTCGTGGCTCGACTTCTCGCCGTCGGACACGGCGCGGGACCTCGAGGCGATCGCCGGGCTCGGGGCCGACCACGTGCGGGTGTTCCCGCTCTGGCCGGTCGTCCAGCCGAACCGGACGCTCATCCGCCCGGCCGCCCTGGCCGACGTCGCCACCGTGGTCGACATCGCGGCGTCCTTCGGGCTCGACGTCACGGTCGACGCGCTGCAGGGACACCTGTCGAGCTTCGACTTCCTGCCGTCGTGGCTGGACAGCTGGCACCGGCGGAACATGTTCACCGACCCGGACGTGGTCGCCTCGACGGCCGCGTACGTTCAGGCGCTGGCGGGTGCGGTCGCGGGACGGCCGAACCTGCTCGGCGTCACGGTCGGCAACGAGGTCAACCAGTTCGCGCACGCCCCGCACCCGGCACCGTTCCCCACCACGCCCGAGCAGGGGCACGCGTGGGCGGCCACGATGGTCGCGGCAGCGCGGGCGGGTCTCGGGACGAGCGAGTCCGGTGGGCTCGCACCGTCCGCCGCGTCCGGGCCGTCAGCTGCGTCAGCCAGGTCCGGGTCGTCGGGGTCGTCCGGCATGGAGGCCCGCCCCGCGTCCGGCGTCCGACCCGCCCCCGCCACCGGCGAGCGCCCGGCACCGCTCGTCACCCTCGCCCAGTACGACGCCGCCTGGTACGACGACGCGCAGCCCTTCGGCCCCGAGCACGCCGCCGAGCACGGCGACGCCACGGTCACGCACTCGTGGGTGTTCAACGGCGCGGCCCGCGTGCACGGCGCCCTGGGTCCCGGGTCGGTCCGGCACGGCGAGTACCTGCTCCAGCTCGCGGCCGCGTGGAACACCAGCGCGGACCGGCCGAACTGGTTGCAGGAGGTCGGCGCACCCACCAACGTGGTGGACGTGGCCGACGCCCCGACGTTCACCGAGCAGACGATCCGGCACGCCCTCGACGTGCAGGGGCTGTTCGGCATCACGTGGTGGTGCTCCCACGACGTCTCCCGCTCGCTCGCCGACTTCCCGGAGCTCGAGTACGACCTCGGCCTGCTCACGAACGACGGTCGGGTGAAGCCGACGGGGGAGCGGTTCCGCGAGATGGCCGCGGCGTTCGGCGACGGCGCGTACCGGGCGCCGACCCCGCCGACGACCGCACTCGTGCTCGACGACGTCGCCCCGGACGGCACACCGCTCGGCGGGACGCGGGCCGACTCCGCTCCCGGTGGTCGCTTCGCCGCGGCGTGGCTCGCGATCGCGGAGCAGGACGGCCGCGGTCCCCAGGTCGTGCTCCGCTCCCGGGTGCCTGACGCGGTGCTCCTCCGCGACCGGGGGATCACCACGTGCATCGACGTGCCCGGCGACACCGCATCCGCCACCGTTTCGGTCGCCCACCCCGCGACGATGCCCTGA